Genomic DNA from Carnobacterium divergens DSM 20623:
GATTCATCAAGAGGCAAGTACAAAAGCCTTAGCTCGTCTAATCAATCACCCATCTGTCAATACCTCTGACGGGACAACCAATCCACCTTTTGGACAAGGCATTGCGCTATGTCTAAAAGAAGCGTTGCAAATTTGCAAAGAACTAGGCATGACCACATATGAAGATCCAGCTGGTTTTTATGGTTTTGCAGATTATGGCGTAGGCTCAGAGTTAGTGGCAGTTGTTTGCCATTTAGATGTAGTGCCAGCAGGAGACTTAACCCTTTGGAAGACAGATCCATTTGTTGCAACCATTAAAGACGGCGTGATGTACGGACGTGGAAGTCAAGATGATAAGGGACCAACCATTGCTTCTCTTTTCGGATTTAAGGCAGTCGTTGATGCAGGCTATCAATTTAATAAACGGATTCGTTTTATTTTTAGTACGGATGAGGAAACCTTATGGCGTTGCATGGCAGCCTATAATAAAAAAGAAGAACAGGCTACTATGGGCTTTGTACCTGATGGCAGCTTTCCGTTAGTTTTTGCTGAAAAAGGATTATTGCAAGTCGAGTTGATTGGTCCAGGAAGCCCTAATATTCAGTTGAAGGCAGGAGATGCGTTGAATGTAGTTCCAGCACAAGCTCGTTATCATGGCTCAGAACTGATAGCGGTAATGAAAAATTTAACGCAGCTAGGCATTGATTTTGATTCAAGCGAAACGGAAGTAACAGTAAAAGGCAAGGCAGTCCACGCAAGTGTGGCACAATTGGGAGAAAATGCGATTAATTTATTAGCAATGGGACTTGCTCCAGCAGTCTCTCATTCAACGCTGACATTCTTAGCGGAACAAATTGGTAAGCAAACAAATGGGGCCACCTTATTTGGGGAAATCTCAGATGATGTAAGTGGCGAACTAACATTTAATGTAGGACTGTTAAATGTTTCTGATGAGAGTTCGACCATTGGCATTGATATGAGAATCCCCGTTAAAAGTGACAAAGAAGCTTTGATGAAGCAATTGGCTAAGGTTGCTGAAAGCTATGGTTTAACCCTAAAAGAATTTGATTATGTTCCTGCTATCTATGTACCTAAAGAAAGTTCATTAATTCAAACGTTATTAAAAGTGTATCGTGAAAAGACAGGTGATTTGACAGAACCAATGACATCAGGAGGAGCAACATTAGCTCGCACGATGGACAATCTTGTAGCCTTTGGCGCTCATTTTCCTGAAAGTAAAAGCTTGGCCCATCAAGCGAACGAAGGGCAAGTATTAAGTGAAATGTATCAAGCAATGGATATTTACGCATCAGCGATTATTGAATTGGCGTGTGAAAAATAATGAAAATCTCCAAAGAATATATTCTTTGGAGATTTTTTTTTAGAAAAGTAGATTTAAAAATCGGCTAAATACTCTAAAAA
This window encodes:
- a CDS encoding M20 family metallopeptidase, which codes for MKSIITKIHQEASTKALARLINHPSVNTSDGTTNPPFGQGIALCLKEALQICKELGMTTYEDPAGFYGFADYGVGSELVAVVCHLDVVPAGDLTLWKTDPFVATIKDGVMYGRGSQDDKGPTIASLFGFKAVVDAGYQFNKRIRFIFSTDEETLWRCMAAYNKKEEQATMGFVPDGSFPLVFAEKGLLQVELIGPGSPNIQLKAGDALNVVPAQARYHGSELIAVMKNLTQLGIDFDSSETEVTVKGKAVHASVAQLGENAINLLAMGLAPAVSHSTLTFLAEQIGKQTNGATLFGEISDDVSGELTFNVGLLNVSDESSTIGIDMRIPVKSDKEALMKQLAKVAESYGLTLKEFDYVPAIYVPKESSLIQTLLKVYREKTGDLTEPMTSGGATLARTMDNLVAFGAHFPESKSLAHQANEGQVLSEMYQAMDIYASAIIELACEK